In the genome of Cystobacter ferrugineus, one region contains:
- the tssH gene encoding type VI secretion system ATPase TssH, with amino-acid sequence MRVEPHALVKRLTPTATLLLEGAVGRANSSHCHEIVVEHLLAQLLEAEESDTALLAQRFGVERRRLLQGVERALRELRTGSAARPVFSESVFQWFEDAWLLASLHLGDSRIRSGVLFAQFILRRSRYTAEYFPELDAIPADELKRNLAEVLRPSAETVDVAPPEGGRPASAPTAAGGAEEGALKRFATSFTARVREGKIDPVFGRHREVGQLVDILSRRRKNNPLLVGEPGVGKTALVEGLAWAIVKGEVPDSLKNVEVLGLDIGLLQAGAGVRGEFENRLKAVIAEVKASAVPLVLFIDEAHTLIGAGGAAGGSDAANLLKPALARGELRTIAATTWSEYKKYFEKDAALERRFQPVKVEEPGEEDAVLMLRGLRATYEAAHGVIIRDEAITAAVRLSQRYITGRQLPDKAVDLLDTAAARVRIAQSTQPEALTALEARIAGVERERDARRRDLADGHSGDEAELKALETKLHALHDQVATLRGRWEEERASVAALQAARKALAEVPAGQEPGALRTAVDEAAAAVARVRGEEPLVHGDVDAEVVAQVVAGWTGIPVGKMRTDAMEAVLNLEQRLEARVRGQPAAVQKVAETLRIAQAGIRNPEAPIGVLLFVGPSGVGKTETALALADSLYGGERFMTTLNMSEFQEKHTVSRLIGSPPGYVGYGEGGLLTEAVRQRPYSVVLLDECEKADLEVMNLFYQVFDKGMLTDGEGRAVDFRNTVLILTSNLGSDVVMRMHERGATPSTEDVVAAIRPTLSQHFKPALLARMTIVPFFPVGQEVMKEIAGMKLAVLADRLRATHRIETTFAPELVDVLARRCTESETGARNVEHLLRGSLMPEVSRNLLQCLAGGRAPAHLHVGLTPEGGWHTHFTETRA; translated from the coding sequence ATGCGCGTCGAACCTCATGCCCTCGTGAAGCGACTGACTCCCACCGCGACCCTGCTGCTCGAGGGAGCGGTGGGCCGGGCCAACTCCAGCCACTGCCACGAAATCGTCGTCGAGCACCTGCTCGCGCAACTGCTGGAGGCCGAGGAGTCCGACACGGCGCTGCTGGCCCAGCGCTTCGGGGTGGAGCGGCGGCGGCTGCTCCAGGGCGTGGAGCGGGCGCTGCGCGAGCTGCGCACCGGGAGCGCCGCCCGGCCCGTCTTCTCCGAGTCCGTCTTCCAGTGGTTCGAGGACGCCTGGCTGCTCGCGTCCCTGCACCTGGGGGACTCGCGCATCCGCTCCGGGGTGCTCTTCGCCCAGTTCATCCTCCGGCGCAGCCGCTACACCGCCGAGTACTTCCCGGAGCTGGACGCCATTCCCGCCGACGAGCTCAAGCGCAACCTCGCGGAGGTGCTGCGGCCCTCGGCGGAGACGGTCGACGTGGCGCCGCCCGAGGGCGGACGGCCGGCCTCCGCGCCCACGGCCGCGGGTGGAGCCGAGGAAGGCGCCCTGAAGCGTTTCGCCACGTCGTTCACCGCCCGGGTGCGCGAGGGGAAGATCGATCCCGTCTTCGGCCGGCACCGGGAGGTGGGGCAGCTCGTGGACATCCTCTCGCGGCGCCGCAAGAACAACCCCCTGCTGGTGGGCGAGCCGGGCGTGGGCAAGACGGCGCTGGTGGAGGGCCTGGCCTGGGCCATCGTGAAGGGCGAGGTGCCCGACTCGCTGAAGAACGTGGAGGTGCTGGGCCTGGACATCGGGCTCTTGCAGGCGGGCGCGGGGGTCCGGGGCGAGTTCGAGAACCGGCTCAAGGCGGTCATCGCCGAGGTGAAGGCCTCCGCCGTGCCGCTCGTGCTCTTCATCGACGAGGCGCACACCCTCATCGGGGCGGGAGGAGCCGCGGGGGGCAGTGACGCCGCCAACCTGCTCAAGCCCGCGCTCGCCCGGGGCGAGCTGCGCACCATCGCGGCCACCACCTGGTCCGAGTACAAGAAGTATTTCGAGAAGGACGCCGCGCTGGAGCGCCGCTTCCAGCCCGTCAAGGTGGAGGAGCCGGGCGAGGAGGACGCGGTGCTGATGCTCCGGGGCCTGCGCGCCACCTACGAGGCGGCCCATGGCGTCATCATCCGGGACGAGGCCATCACCGCGGCGGTGCGCCTGTCCCAGCGCTACATCACCGGGCGCCAGTTGCCGGACAAGGCGGTGGACCTGCTGGACACGGCGGCCGCGCGCGTGCGCATCGCGCAGTCCACCCAGCCGGAGGCGCTGACGGCGCTGGAGGCCCGGATCGCCGGCGTGGAACGAGAGCGGGACGCGCGGCGCAGGGATCTGGCGGATGGCCACTCGGGGGATGAGGCGGAGCTGAAGGCCCTGGAGACGAAGCTGCACGCCCTCCACGACCAGGTGGCCACCCTGCGTGGACGATGGGAGGAAGAGCGCGCCTCGGTGGCCGCGCTCCAGGCGGCGCGCAAGGCCCTGGCGGAGGTACCCGCCGGACAGGAGCCCGGAGCGCTCCGGACCGCGGTGGACGAGGCGGCGGCGGCGGTGGCCCGGGTCCGGGGCGAGGAGCCGCTGGTGCACGGGGACGTGGACGCGGAGGTCGTGGCCCAGGTGGTAGCGGGTTGGACCGGCATTCCCGTGGGGAAGATGCGCACCGACGCGATGGAGGCCGTGCTCAACCTGGAGCAGCGGCTCGAGGCGCGGGTGCGCGGGCAGCCCGCGGCGGTCCAGAAGGTGGCAGAGACGCTGCGCATCGCCCAGGCCGGCATCCGCAATCCGGAGGCCCCCATCGGCGTGCTGCTCTTCGTGGGCCCCAGCGGCGTGGGCAAGACGGAGACGGCGCTCGCGCTGGCCGACAGCCTCTACGGCGGTGAGCGGTTCATGACCACGCTCAACATGTCCGAGTTCCAGGAGAAGCACACCGTCTCCCGGCTCATCGGCTCCCCGCCGGGGTACGTGGGGTATGGCGAGGGAGGCCTGTTGACGGAGGCGGTGCGCCAGCGGCCCTACTCCGTCGTCCTCCTGGATGAGTGCGAGAAGGCCGACCTGGAGGTGATGAACCTCTTCTACCAGGTGTTCGACAAGGGGATGCTCACCGACGGCGAAGGCCGCGCGGTCGACTTCCGCAACACCGTGCTCATCCTCACCAGCAACCTGGGCTCGGACGTGGTGATGCGGATGCACGAGCGGGGCGCCACGCCGAGCACGGAAGACGTGGTGGCGGCGATCCGTCCCACGCTCAGCCAGCACTTCAAGCCCGCCCTGCTCGCGCGCATGACGATCGTCCCCTTCTTCCCCGTGGGCCAGGAGGTGATGAAGGAGATCGCCGGGATGAAGCTCGCGGTGCTCGCCGACCGGCTTCGCGCCACCCACCGGATTGAAACGACCTTCGCCCCCGAACTCGTGGACGTGCTGGCCCGCCGGTGCACCGAGTCGGAGACGGGCGCGCGCAACGTGGAGCACCTGCTGCGCGGCTCGCTGATGCCCGAGGTCTCCCGGAACCTGTTGCAGTGCCTGGCCGGAGGACGCGCTCCGGCCCACCTGCACGTGGGACTCACGCCCGAGGGCGGCTGGCACACCCACTTCACCGAGACCCGGGCGTAA